One Henriciella litoralis genomic window carries:
- a CDS encoding MJ0042-type zinc finger domain-containing protein, with protein MILTCPNCETQYFADDSTIGESGRSVKCAACDNTWFVDPKGEALAAGRVTGGAHEAYREKVRARREKASRSVAVIAWVVVGSVFAGILAGGLLFRDRVVEVWPQSASAFDAIGLEVNRFGMTFTETEAERFLEGTTPVLEITGEVKNVTGSVRTAPLIRVVMLDEKGVEIGESFATVSPDNIAAGDTGKFVTRVENPPYEAFELELQLAAPGSGTPGDVRSIADAGEAG; from the coding sequence ATGATTCTCACCTGTCCCAATTGCGAGACCCAGTATTTTGCTGACGACTCCACGATCGGCGAATCCGGGCGGAGCGTAAAGTGCGCTGCGTGTGACAATACATGGTTTGTTGATCCAAAAGGTGAAGCGCTTGCAGCCGGGCGTGTGACGGGCGGCGCACATGAGGCGTATCGCGAGAAAGTGCGCGCGCGCCGGGAGAAGGCCAGCCGGTCTGTCGCGGTGATCGCCTGGGTGGTCGTGGGCAGTGTTTTTGCAGGCATTCTTGCAGGTGGCTTGCTATTCCGGGACCGGGTTGTCGAGGTCTGGCCGCAATCGGCCTCGGCGTTCGATGCGATCGGGCTGGAAGTGAACCGGTTCGGCATGACGTTCACCGAGACAGAGGCCGAGCGCTTTCTGGAGGGCACGACGCCTGTTCTGGAAATTACCGGCGAAGTGAAGAATGTGACGGGCAGCGTGCGGACAGCCCCGCTTATCCGCGTGGTGATGCTGGACGAAAAGGGCGTCGAGATCGGCGAATCCTTTGCGACGGTTTCCCCGGACAATATTGCGGCGGGCGATACCGGCAAATTCGTGACCCGTGTCGAGAACCCGCCCTATGAGGCTTTTGAGCTAGAGCTGCAATTGGCTGCGCCGGGATCGGGCACGCCGGGAGATGTGCGGTCGATAGCAGATGCAGGCGAGGCAGGATGA
- a CDS encoding RNA pyrophosphohydrolase: MQTRDPKLYRPNVGLALFSSAGHVFLGRRINGRGAFQWQMPQGGIDEGETPADAALRELEEEVGVSGKLVDVMEETSDWLHYDFPADVKRRMPGPYIGQRQKWFALRFKGSDSDIRLDRHTPEFDAWRWARLEEAPGVIVPFKRPIYEEVSVRFRKFTGDKDQA, translated from the coding sequence ATACAGACCCGGGACCCAAAGCTTTATAGACCGAATGTTGGCCTCGCGCTCTTCTCGAGTGCTGGACACGTTTTCCTTGGTCGCCGCATAAATGGCCGCGGCGCCTTCCAGTGGCAAATGCCTCAGGGCGGCATCGATGAAGGCGAAACCCCAGCCGATGCAGCCCTGCGTGAGCTTGAAGAAGAGGTCGGCGTTTCGGGCAAGCTTGTCGATGTGATGGAAGAAACATCAGACTGGCTGCACTATGATTTCCCGGCCGATGTGAAGCGCCGCATGCCCGGCCCCTATATCGGCCAGCGCCAGAAATGGTTCGCCTTGCGCTTCAAGGGCTCTGACAGCGACATAAGGCTGGACCGGCACACACCCGAATTCGATGCCTGGAGATGGGCACGGCTCGAAGAGGCCCCCGGCGTCATCGTCCCGTTCAAACGCCCCATCTATGAGGAAGTCTCCGTGCGCTTTCGCAAATTTACCGGTGACAAAGACCAGGCTTAA
- a CDS encoding murein hydrolase activator EnvC family protein, whose translation MSFRASLLLVPLAFVLLAATPSEYTREELKALEAQKEAALRQLKALEEAETSSVQDVTQLEQSLIAAALESRRREEQAAASELKLIDLSTRLAGARREMLEGNANLEDIMASLAVSGRHRPPALVASPGEANSAIRAAIVMGATAPALNEKTKRLAGEIDAMKALEVSIKREQARLEATEARLAVKQAEIEKLVAAKRAQYESVTDEASALRARVDKIGSEAETLRDLLIALENAAPRAPGMKPTAKIQLAASSVRTPSVSNPVISDAPKTSTPALRNLKPLGNSAIGGLQRPVSGMVARSWGDKLPGGESSKGIYIQPRPNSDVVAPVDGKIEYAGMFRSYGQLLIISTSDGYHILLSGMARIHGTPGQTVKSGEPVGRMPDREIPPPELYLEVRRSGEPMDPARWMKGG comes from the coding sequence ATGTCATTTCGCGCCTCCCTCCTGCTTGTGCCTCTCGCCTTTGTGTTGCTCGCCGCAACACCGAGCGAGTACACGCGCGAAGAGTTAAAAGCGCTCGAAGCCCAGAAAGAGGCGGCGCTTCGCCAACTCAAAGCCCTTGAAGAGGCCGAGACCAGTAGCGTTCAGGACGTTACACAGTTGGAGCAAAGCCTGATCGCCGCCGCGCTCGAAAGCCGTCGCCGCGAAGAGCAGGCCGCCGCGTCAGAGCTCAAGCTTATCGATCTCTCGACCCGTCTCGCCGGGGCCCGCCGCGAAATGCTCGAAGGCAATGCCAACCTTGAAGACATCATGGCGAGCCTCGCGGTCTCAGGCCGCCACCGTCCGCCGGCGCTTGTCGCCTCGCCGGGGGAGGCCAATTCCGCCATCCGCGCCGCCATCGTCATGGGCGCAACTGCCCCGGCGCTGAATGAAAAGACAAAACGCCTTGCTGGCGAAATCGACGCGATGAAAGCGCTGGAAGTCTCGATCAAGCGCGAGCAGGCCCGCCTTGAGGCCACCGAAGCCCGGCTTGCGGTCAAACAGGCCGAGATCGAGAAGCTTGTGGCCGCCAAACGCGCCCAGTATGAAAGCGTCACCGACGAGGCCTCAGCCCTGCGCGCCCGTGTCGACAAGATCGGTTCGGAAGCTGAAACGCTGCGGGACCTGCTGATCGCGCTCGAAAATGCGGCCCCGCGCGCCCCCGGCATGAAGCCGACCGCAAAAATCCAGCTCGCCGCCAGTTCCGTGCGCACACCGAGCGTCTCAAATCCCGTGATTTCAGACGCCCCGAAAACATCGACGCCTGCGCTCAGAAACCTCAAACCGCTTGGAAACAGTGCGATTGGCGGGCTGCAGCGTCCAGTTTCCGGCATGGTCGCCCGTAGCTGGGGCGACAAGCTGCCGGGCGGGGAATCCTCCAAAGGCATCTACATTCAGCCGCGCCCAAATTCAGACGTTGTGGCCCCTGTAGACGGCAAGATCGAGTATGCCGGCATGTTCCGCAGCTACGGTCAACTCTTGATCATTTCGACAAGTGATGGGTACCATATTCTCCTCAGCGGAATGGCCCGCATCCACGGCACCCCCGGACAGACCGTAAAGTCCGGTGAACCGGTCGGACGCATGCCAGACCGTGAAATACCGCCGCCGGAACTCTATCTAGAAGTCAGGCGGTCGGGCGAACCAATGGATCCAGCTCGCTGGATGAAAGGCGGTTAG
- a CDS encoding S41 family peptidase has translation MRAMLTGAAIGVVLGGLAVGVSSFAWPDAQPVDSRAETYRQLDLFAEVLARARADYVTEIDEKEAMEAAINGMLGSLDPHSSYMSAEDFEAMQVQTSGQYGGLGIEVTMEDGFVKVVTPMDDTPASRAGLESGDLLTAINGKPIVGLNIDDAVRDMRGEPGTEIIVTVLREGEDAFDVTLEREVIRPKSVTWKALDDDIAYFRISTFNERTTELLEEAISEVSREIGGRPAGIVLDLRNNGGGLLDQAISVSDKFLSGGEVVSTIGRRPGDIARYNARKGEVFKNVPMVVLINNGSASASEIVAGALQDRDRATVLGMTSFGKGSVQTVIPLGTDRGAMRLTTSRYYTPAGRSIQATGIEPDMEVAQARVTEDELDRIRRFSEADLPHALTNEDGVERQIPKLPDDQPPEDYDGEDYQLDRAIQTLHGGLLTAKETAQPG, from the coding sequence ATGCGTGCAATGCTGACCGGTGCGGCAATTGGTGTGGTTCTCGGCGGCCTCGCCGTCGGCGTTTCCTCTTTCGCTTGGCCTGATGCCCAGCCGGTGGACAGCCGCGCTGAAACCTATCGCCAGCTCGACCTGTTTGCCGAAGTCCTGGCGCGTGCGCGCGCTGACTATGTCACCGAGATTGACGAGAAAGAAGCCATGGAAGCGGCCATCAATGGCATGCTCGGCTCACTCGACCCGCATTCATCCTACATGTCCGCTGAAGACTTCGAGGCGATGCAGGTGCAGACCTCCGGCCAATATGGCGGCCTCGGAATTGAGGTCACGATGGAAGACGGCTTTGTCAAAGTCGTCACGCCCATGGATGACACGCCTGCCAGCCGCGCTGGCCTTGAAAGCGGTGACCTGCTGACCGCCATCAATGGCAAGCCGATTGTGGGTCTCAACATTGACGACGCCGTCCGCGATATGCGCGGCGAACCCGGCACCGAAATTATCGTCACTGTCCTGCGTGAAGGCGAAGATGCCTTCGACGTGACACTAGAGCGCGAAGTGATCCGCCCGAAATCGGTCACCTGGAAAGCGCTGGACGATGACATCGCCTATTTCCGTATCTCGACCTTCAATGAGCGGACAACTGAACTGCTTGAAGAGGCCATCTCCGAAGTCTCACGTGAAATCGGCGGGCGCCCTGCCGGCATCGTGCTCGATCTTCGCAATAATGGCGGCGGCCTGCTCGATCAGGCCATCTCCGTCAGCGACAAATTCCTGTCCGGCGGCGAAGTCGTCTCCACGATCGGCCGCAGGCCGGGCGATATTGCTCGCTACAATGCCCGCAAGGGTGAGGTCTTCAAGAACGTCCCGATGGTCGTTCTGATCAATAATGGCTCAGCCTCGGCCTCCGAGATTGTCGCAGGCGCCCTTCAGGACCGTGACCGCGCCACGGTTCTCGGCATGACAAGCTTCGGCAAAGGGTCGGTCCAGACGGTGATCCCGCTCGGCACCGATCGCGGCGCCATGCGCCTCACCACCTCGCGCTATTACACGCCAGCCGGACGCTCGATCCAGGCCACCGGCATCGAACCGGACATGGAAGTTGCCCAGGCCCGCGTCACCGAGGATGAACTTGACCGTATCCGCCGGTTCTCCGAGGCAGACCTGCCGCACGCCCTCACCAATGAGGACGGCGTGGAACGCCAGATTCCAAAACTGCCGGATGACCAGCCGCCAGAAGATTATGACGGCGAGGACTATCAGCTCGACCGCGCCATCCAGACGCTGCATGGCGGACTGCTGACCGCCAAGGAAACCGCCCAGCCGGGTTAA
- a CDS encoding divergent polysaccharide deacetylase family protein, giving the protein MSTRVAKDPSPLRSGLVHGAISLTVFSGLAFVGGALIHFKGDASAATEARQIALFDDSEPVAPAPVHKTRFSRLDEDTAPVRPTTVAYDPPENIQFAETDLPDLGVTYGSPNAKVVQVASSEAAADTVRINGVAVSTGQSWQASRQETSLPKAPIDAVSEQTARGRLPAISADGRTPAGAYARPFANPEGRPTVSIVLGGLGINYTHTKSAIDELPPEITLSFAPTARGLQGWIDKARAAGHEVLLEVPMEPYDFGRERPHAQTLYVNNDARDLTSRLETLMASATGYFGITNYQGSKFATNEAATDAVISVLKARGVAFVEDGSLARSSFPDAASSAGLRFRRADTPIDVRPEGEDIQARLLELETLALENGSSLGSGFAYPITIDLLKAWTEQLDGKGVVLAPASAVTRINRADADLAKSAANDASDTGQSSEKTLDTTG; this is encoded by the coding sequence ATGAGCACCCGTGTTGCGAAGGACCCGTCTCCGCTGCGCAGCGGCCTCGTCCATGGTGCGATCAGTCTCACCGTTTTTTCTGGGCTGGCCTTTGTCGGCGGCGCGCTCATTCATTTCAAAGGCGATGCGAGTGCGGCCACCGAGGCCCGCCAGATCGCTCTGTTCGATGACAGCGAACCTGTCGCGCCCGCCCCCGTCCACAAGACGCGCTTCTCCCGCCTCGACGAAGACACAGCGCCCGTCCGCCCAACCACGGTCGCCTACGACCCGCCCGAGAACATCCAGTTTGCGGAGACGGATCTGCCAGATCTTGGCGTGACCTATGGCTCACCCAATGCAAAAGTGGTTCAGGTCGCCTCCAGTGAAGCGGCCGCAGACACGGTTCGCATCAATGGCGTTGCCGTCTCGACCGGCCAGTCCTGGCAAGCCTCGCGCCAGGAAACATCCCTTCCTAAGGCGCCCATCGATGCGGTTAGCGAACAGACCGCGCGCGGCCGCCTTCCTGCCATCTCCGCCGATGGCCGCACACCTGCAGGTGCCTATGCGCGCCCCTTCGCCAACCCTGAAGGCCGCCCGACCGTGTCTATCGTGCTCGGCGGGCTCGGGATCAATTACACGCACACCAAATCCGCAATCGATGAGCTTCCGCCGGAAATCACGCTCTCTTTCGCCCCGACGGCCCGCGGCCTGCAGGGCTGGATCGACAAGGCCCGCGCCGCCGGACACGAAGTCCTGCTGGAAGTGCCGATGGAGCCTTACGACTTCGGCCGAGAGCGCCCGCACGCGCAGACGCTCTATGTCAACAATGATGCGCGCGATCTGACCTCCCGCCTCGAAACCCTGATGGCGAGCGCCACCGGCTATTTCGGGATCACCAATTATCAGGGCAGCAAGTTTGCGACGAACGAAGCCGCTACGGATGCTGTCATCAGCGTCCTTAAGGCGCGCGGCGTGGCTTTCGTGGAAGATGGCAGCCTCGCCCGCTCGAGCTTTCCAGATGCCGCCTCCTCTGCGGGCCTGCGCTTCAGACGCGCCGATACCCCGATCGATGTGCGCCCTGAAGGCGAGGATATTCAGGCCCGCCTGCTGGAGCTTGAAACCCTTGCGCTGGAAAATGGCAGCTCACTTGGCTCAGGCTTTGCCTACCCGATCACGATTGATCTACTGAAGGCCTGGACTGAGCAACTGGACGGAAAAGGCGTCGTCCTTGCGCCAGCTTCAGCTGTCACCCGGATCAACCGCGCGGACGCGGATCTGGCGAAATCTGCGGCCAACGACGCAAGCGACACTGGGCAATCGTCTGAAAAAACCCTAGATACAACTGGGTGA
- a CDS encoding phosphoribosyltransferase, translating into MSQLDKPIEVVLSEDELMKRVDDLADRLLPRLTGDWSAVNILVGATPFTSDLMKALARRSVHPVLDALWLESYRDERESSGRVLVRADIARPVKGRGVLIIDDVFDTGRTLAFARSHLMTKGAREVITVALARKPWAPEGADDVDFHAFDAPPRFLVGYGMDDAGKYRGLPYIGALD; encoded by the coding sequence ATGAGCCAGTTGGATAAACCGATCGAAGTCGTGCTGAGCGAAGATGAGTTGATGAAACGGGTCGACGATCTCGCTGACCGGCTCTTGCCGCGCCTGACGGGCGACTGGTCGGCGGTGAATATTCTTGTCGGGGCGACGCCGTTCACGAGCGATCTGATGAAAGCGCTGGCGCGCCGCTCGGTCCACCCTGTGCTTGATGCGCTCTGGCTGGAAAGTTACCGCGATGAGCGCGAAAGCTCTGGCCGGGTGCTGGTGCGGGCCGATATTGCCCGGCCTGTGAAGGGGCGCGGCGTTCTCATCATCGATGATGTCTTTGATACGGGCCGTACACTTGCCTTTGCGCGCTCACATCTGATGACGAAAGGCGCACGCGAAGTGATCACCGTTGCGCTGGCGCGTAAGCCATGGGCGCCGGAGGGGGCCGATGATGTCGATTTCCACGCCTTCGATGCGCCGCCGCGCTTTCTCGTCGGCTATGGCATGGATGATGCCGGCAAATACCGCGGCCTGCCCTATATCGGTGCGCTCGACTGA
- the gpmA gene encoding 2,3-diphosphoglycerate-dependent phosphoglycerate mutase, which yields MPILALIRHGQSQWNLENRFTGWWDADLTSKGEAEAKRAGELLKEAGFEPRQAFSSVQTRAIRTLWLTLTEMNRVWLPVEKHWRLNERHYGGLTGLDKKETAEKHGADQVHVWRRSYDIPPPEMEAGSKFDLSKDPRYEGVTVPTTESLKLTLERVLPYWHETISPKLRDGTDTVIAAHGNSLRALVKHLFQVPDETITGVEIPTGNPLLIELDEGLKPVSARYLDGSRATDLPALP from the coding sequence ATGCCTATTCTTGCCCTTATCCGTCACGGCCAGAGCCAGTGGAATCTCGAGAACCGGTTCACCGGATGGTGGGACGCTGATCTGACGTCGAAGGGCGAGGCTGAGGCCAAGCGCGCAGGCGAGTTGCTCAAAGAGGCCGGTTTCGAGCCGCGTCAAGCCTTTTCAAGCGTTCAGACACGGGCCATCCGGACGCTCTGGCTGACCCTGACAGAAATGAACCGCGTCTGGCTGCCGGTGGAAAAGCACTGGCGCCTGAATGAGCGTCATTATGGTGGGCTGACGGGGCTCGACAAGAAAGAGACCGCTGAGAAGCATGGCGCCGATCAGGTTCATGTCTGGCGCCGTTCCTACGACATTCCGCCGCCAGAAATGGAAGCGGGCAGCAAGTTCGATCTGTCGAAAGACCCGCGCTATGAGGGCGTGACTGTCCCGACGACCGAGAGCCTGAAGCTGACGCTGGAGCGGGTTCTGCCTTACTGGCATGAGACGATTTCGCCGAAGCTGCGCGACGGCACCGATACGGTGATCGCGGCGCATGGCAATTCGCTGCGCGCGCTGGTGAAGCATCTGTTCCAGGTGCCGGATGAGACGATTACCGGTGTCGAGATCCCGACCGGCAACCCATTGCTGATCGAGCTGGACGAGGGCTTGAAGCCTGTGTCCGCGCGGTATCTTGACGGGTCGCGGGCGACCGACCTGCCAGCGCTTCCGTGA
- a CDS encoding AGE family epimerase/isomerase, producing the protein MTSSALKRRAREARYWMLEGCFPLWSRDGVGPNNLFREALDITHRPVDRDSSRVRVQARQTYVFSQALKLGWEPDRAERLVSMGVGTLTGPAQRPDGLVGRLLASDGGGLIDDTADLYDIAFTLFALAEASMSDHDEALGHARSLLTAVDAKLSDADHGGFAETLPRGPQRLQNPHMHLLEAFHALHNSNPEGGYLDRARAIVALFDEKMFEADTGTLGEYFKPDWSPETGQAHDYVEPGHQFEWVWLLQRHADLTGDDLNPAMAKLYDTGLKTLDQDGRVFAGCTRGGQIVDGSRRAWMQTEALKAHLAMLELDADEHCDARAVQCFDVLMDEYLTPEGGWIDQYHADGQLASDTMPASTGYHVVLAFAELLRVSGV; encoded by the coding sequence ATGACATCGTCTGCCCTGAAGCGGCGTGCGCGCGAAGCACGCTACTGGATGCTCGAAGGCTGTTTCCCGCTCTGGAGCCGCGACGGCGTCGGACCAAACAATCTGTTTCGTGAGGCGTTGGACATTACCCACCGCCCGGTCGACAGGGACAGCTCGCGGGTGCGGGTGCAGGCGCGCCAGACCTATGTTTTCAGCCAGGCGCTGAAGCTCGGCTGGGAGCCAGATCGCGCGGAGCGGCTGGTGTCGATGGGGGTCGGTACACTCACCGGCCCGGCGCAGCGCCCTGATGGTCTGGTCGGGCGTCTGCTGGCCAGCGATGGCGGTGGCCTGATCGATGACACGGCCGATCTCTACGACATCGCATTTACGCTGTTTGCGCTCGCCGAGGCTTCGATGAGCGATCATGATGAGGCGCTCGGGCATGCGCGTAGCCTTCTGACAGCCGTGGATGCGAAACTGTCTGATGCCGACCATGGCGGGTTTGCCGAGACATTGCCGCGTGGCCCGCAGCGTCTACAGAACCCGCATATGCATCTGCTGGAAGCCTTTCACGCGCTGCATAACTCCAATCCGGAGGGCGGTTATCTTGATCGCGCGCGGGCGATTGTTGCGCTGTTTGATGAAAAGATGTTCGAGGCCGATACCGGTACGCTGGGCGAGTATTTCAAGCCGGACTGGTCGCCAGAGACCGGGCAGGCGCATGACTATGTCGAACCTGGCCATCAGTTTGAGTGGGTGTGGCTGCTGCAACGCCATGCGGATCTGACGGGTGATGACCTCAACCCGGCCATGGCAAAGCTCTATGATACGGGCCTCAAGACCCTTGATCAGGACGGCCGGGTCTTTGCCGGGTGCACGCGCGGCGGGCAGATTGTCGATGGATCGAGGCGGGCCTGGATGCAGACCGAGGCGCTGAAGGCCCATCTCGCCATGCTGGAGCTGGACGCCGACGAGCATTGTGATGCGCGCGCCGTCCAGTGCTTCGATGTGTTGATGGATGAATACCTCACCCCGGAAGGTGGCTGGATCGATCAGTATCATGCTGATGGCCAGTTGGCGTCTGACACGATGCCTGCCTCGACCGGCTATCATGTCGTGCTCGCTTTCGCCGAACTGTTGCGCGTAAGCGGCGTCTGA
- the purU gene encoding formyltetrahydrofolate deformylase, whose product MSGKAYILRAAAPDAIGIVADVATYLAQAGLNVLESQDFGDAETGRFFIWAEFAAPEAFNPATFEAGFADLARKREMDWSLRPKKDEPRALILVSKGDHCLNDLLYRHRRGQLGAEISAIVSNHEDARWLAERHDLPFHHVPVTAETKTKAEDQLRQLISQTGSDFVVLARYMQVLSDDLCRELAGRCINIHHSFLPSFKGAKPYHQAHKRGVKLIGASAHYVTADLDEGPIIAQDVAPIDHRMKAARMAEIGRDIEARVLTRAVTAHAEGRVFLNGIRTVVFE is encoded by the coding sequence TTGAGCGGCAAGGCCTACATCCTGCGTGCGGCAGCGCCTGATGCCATTGGCATCGTGGCGGATGTCGCGACGTATCTGGCGCAGGCCGGGCTGAATGTTCTGGAGAGCCAGGACTTTGGCGATGCTGAAACCGGGCGATTTTTCATCTGGGCTGAATTTGCCGCGCCTGAAGCGTTTAATCCGGCGACGTTTGAGGCGGGCTTTGCCGACCTTGCGCGCAAGCGCGAGATGGACTGGTCCCTCAGACCCAAAAAGGATGAGCCGCGGGCACTGATCCTCGTCTCGAAGGGCGATCATTGTCTGAACGATCTTCTGTATCGCCATCGCCGTGGACAATTGGGGGCTGAGATCAGCGCCATCGTGTCCAATCACGAGGATGCGCGCTGGCTGGCAGAGCGCCACGATCTGCCTTTCCATCATGTCCCGGTAACGGCGGAGACCAAGACCAAGGCTGAAGATCAGCTTCGGCAGCTCATTTCGCAAACCGGCAGCGACTTCGTTGTGCTGGCGCGGTACATGCAGGTCTTGTCAGATGATCTGTGCCGCGAGCTTGCCGGGCGTTGTATCAATATTCACCACTCATTCCTGCCGAGCTTCAAAGGCGCCAAGCCCTATCACCAGGCGCATAAGCGGGGCGTGAAACTGATTGGGGCGTCGGCGCACTATGTGACAGCCGACCTCGATGAAGGCCCGATCATTGCGCAGGATGTGGCCCCGATCGATCACAGGATGAAGGCGGCACGCATGGCCGAAATTGGACGAGACATCGAGGCGCGTGTTCTGACACGGGCCGTAACTGCCCACGCCGAAGGCCGGGTTTTCCTCAACGGTATTCGCACGGTTGTCTTCGAATGA
- a CDS encoding alpha/beta hydrolase produces the protein MTKSILMIHGVGCGGDVWDRMRPAFEADGWRVDAPTLYPEQRTITEPPASLSELRLSDYVDRMSAACARLTEETGEKPAIMGHSMGGYIAQKLAAQGDASAAVFLTPAQTPDCQVRDLRLLITFWSILKSGQKKIPENSYKVGRFGFGWGVVNEVDKSRHDEIYAKARYDSGKVYMDLQNSDPIDEKTINIPTLTIGAGKDRATPIKAVRRVGQKYSEAAKPGDYLEYPHNAHWILDEPGTDKVIADILGWLNRTRPASTQSSAPI, from the coding sequence ATGACCAAATCCATCCTGATGATCCACGGTGTTGGTTGCGGCGGCGATGTCTGGGACCGGATGCGCCCCGCTTTTGAAGCCGATGGATGGCGCGTCGACGCCCCTACCCTTTATCCTGAACAGCGCACGATCACTGAGCCGCCTGCCTCGCTCAGTGAGCTTCGCCTCAGCGACTATGTTGACCGCATGTCTGCCGCCTGCGCCCGCCTGACCGAAGAGACCGGCGAGAAACCGGCCATTATGGGCCACTCCATGGGTGGCTATATCGCCCAGAAACTTGCCGCCCAGGGCGATGCGAGCGCCGCAGTCTTTCTCACCCCGGCCCAGACGCCAGACTGCCAGGTGCGCGATCTGCGCCTCCTCATCACCTTCTGGAGCATCCTCAAATCCGGTCAGAAGAAGATCCCCGAAAACAGCTACAAGGTCGGCCGTTTCGGTTTCGGCTGGGGCGTTGTCAACGAAGTCGATAAATCTCGCCATGACGAGATTTATGCCAAGGCGCGCTATGATTCCGGCAAGGTCTACATGGATCTGCAGAACTCAGATCCGATTGACGAAAAGACCATCAACATTCCGACCCTCACAATCGGCGCGGGCAAGGACAGGGCGACGCCCATCAAGGCCGTGCGCCGGGTCGGACAGAAATATTCAGAGGCCGCAAAGCCGGGCGATTATCTGGAATACCCCCACAATGCCCACTGGATCCTTGATGAACCCGGCACCGACAAGGTCATTGCGGACATTCTTGGCTGGCTCAACAGAACCCGCCCGGCATCAACTCAGTCGAGCGCACCGATATAG
- the ftsE gene encoding cell division ATP-binding protein FtsE, which produces MSRIGPDNSNMPAVELSGVSLRYDTSDAVLSDINFRLRPGTFSFLTGASGAGKSSLLKLLYLAHAPTSGGIRLFGQQTSTLSRKQLSALRRRIGVVFQDFRLLDHLTAFENVALPLRVLGQKEPEYAAEVTDLIRWVGLGARLHALPQAMSGGEQQRLAIARALINKPDLLIADEPTGNVDPEMARRIFRLFIELNRRLGTTIIIATHDMHIIREFNAPVYKLQDGLLFQDQEFGAA; this is translated from the coding sequence ATGAGCCGAATCGGCCCGGACAATTCGAATATGCCAGCTGTCGAACTCAGCGGCGTCAGCCTGCGTTACGACACCTCGGACGCAGTCCTGTCGGATATTAACTTCCGGCTGCGGCCTGGCACATTCTCATTCCTGACGGGCGCCTCCGGCGCGGGCAAATCCTCGCTGCTGAAATTGCTCTACCTCGCACATGCCCCAACAAGCGGCGGCATCCGCCTGTTTGGCCAGCAGACAAGTACATTGTCGCGCAAACAGCTCTCGGCCCTTCGCCGGCGCATCGGCGTCGTCTTTCAGGACTTCCGCCTGCTCGACCACCTCACCGCCTTCGAGAACGTCGCTTTGCCACTTCGTGTGCTCGGCCAGAAAGAGCCTGAATACGCCGCCGAAGTGACTGACCTTATCCGCTGGGTTGGCCTCGGCGCCCGCCTGCACGCCCTGCCCCAAGCGATGTCCGGCGGCGAGCAGCAGCGCCTTGCGATTGCGCGCGCGCTTATCAACAAGCCCGATCTCCTGATTGCTGACGAGCCAACCGGCAATGTTGATCCTGAGATGGCGCGGCGTATCTTCCGCCTCTTCATCGAACTCAACCGCCGCCTCGGCACCACGATCATCATCGCCACGCACGACATGCACATCATCCGCGAGTTTAACGCGCCCGTTTACAAACTGCAGGATGGCCTGCTGTTTCAGGATCAGGAGTTTGGCGCCGCCTGA